The Natribaculum luteum genome contains the following window.
CGTCGGTATGAACGAGACTGGCGACGGGGTCGTCGCTCATCGGCACGACGTCGATCGTCAGCCCGAACGCGTCCGCGAGCGTCGCGGTGACTGCGCTCAGCGTCTCGCCCTGATCGAGGAGACTCGTTCGCGTGACGTGGACGGCGCGATCCCGGTCGCCGATCGTCATGAACTCGGCGACCCCCGAGAAGCGCCGCCAGCGAGCGATCTCCCGTCCGACGGTCTGCAACTCCTCGTCGAGGTACTGTGGCCCGTCGGGAAGCCCTGCCGCCGACGCGACGTTCCGCAGTGCGGTGTGCGTCCGGTGGGTGTCGCCGTCGATCCCCCACCACTTCTCGCGGTCGAGAACGCCACCACCCTGGAACAGCAGCGTGTCGACGTCCGGCGAGACGAACAGTCCGCCGATCTCGACGTCGTCGCCGGTGTTCGCGACGACCGTGATCTCCTCCGGTGAGAACGCGACGGCGGCGCCGTCCAGCATCTTCGGCGTCCCAGTGCCCCCGGAGAGAAACGTGACCATATCCCCCACTATTTCCGGTGGTACTTAATCCCTTGCGGCCCGACGCCGCGAGTTCCGACCGTCGTACGGACTTCCGTCCGTCGGTTCCGGCGCACCCGCGACCACGAGGGTGCCCCGGAACACGGGGACAGCAGCCCGTCTCACTCTCGCACTTCGGGACGCGTTCGCAACCACTCGTAGGCCCACGCAACCCGATCGCGACCCGGCGCAGAGACCTTGATTCGCTTGCGTTCGCCCTCGGGGTAACAGCCAACCCGGACGTCGAACCGTTCCCGGAGTTCGACCAGCAGTGGATTCAGGTTGCTCTCCGGGGCGTACGCGACGACCGTCCGCGAGGTGACGTCGCCCGAGAACTCCCCCTCGACGCGCTCGAAGACAGCTTTCATCTCCGACGGAATTCCCGGCAGCACGACGACGTTCTCGACGGCACAGCCGGGCATGATCCCCTCGTCGTTCGGGATCGGTCGCCCGCCGGCCGGGAACCGGGCCGCCCGCTCTAGATCGAACTCGAACTCGGGGTACTTCGCTTCGATCTCGCGGACCGTCTCCGCGACGTCTGCACGAGCGACCGTGTTTTCCTCGAGTGGCCGCTCGAGCGCCGCGGCGACTCCCTCGAGGGTCACGTCGTCGGGCGTCGATCCCAGTCCGCCGGTGACGACGACGTGATCGAACCGGGTGGCGAATTCGGCGACGGCCGTCTCGATCGACGCCTGCTCGTCGGGAACCACCCGAATTTCAGCGACAGCGACGCCGCTGTCGGTCAGCCGGTCGGCGAGCCACGTCGCGTTGCTGTTTTCTACCTCGCCGGCGAGGAGTTCGTCGCCGACGGTGAGTATCCCCGCGCTCGTCATGCGATCCGTCGTCGCTACGAGTGCTGTCGTATTCAACCTGTGGTCGCGCGAGACGGCGACGAAAGACGACCGTCTTTCGCGTTCGCTGATGCGTGAGTGTCGACTCGAGAGAAACGTTCTCCACGGCGCGTCGCTCCCGTCCGCTGTCCACCGTAGCTGACGTGGGACTACACGCGATCCGTATTCGAAGCCAGCGGCGGACCCTCTCGGTTCATACAGACCGCTGTACGCCCGTCCCGCAGCGACCGCGTCCCGTCGGGCGGTCGCTACGGCAAAGCGGGACAGCAAGACCGTATTAGAAGAACTCGCGGCCGAGAAGCGTCGGCTCGACCTCGAGCGCAGCTCGTGGCACGACGCGACGTTCGGCAACGGCACGCCCGTCGAGATCAAGCGCACGATGCTCGAGTACGTTGCCGATGCGGATGCCGCGACGACCAGCCTGGTAACGGGAAGGTCTACCGACCTCACGGGTGATTAGGATCGGCGATTCGATCGGCCAGACCCATCACGTGCTGGCTACAGCCGACGAAACTCTCGATCGCGTACTCGACAGACTCGACGAGGCGGCCATCGCTCACCTCCGATCTCGTGGTTCGTGTCCGTGTGCACTGACCGTTCTACCCGATCTTTTAAGTGTGTGTTGACGTACCATTCGGTAGATGGCAAGTTCGACGGGCATCCGTCTTTAGCTAAGCCAAGAACCGCATGACAGCGGCGGCTTATCGGAGTTGCTTTTCGGAAGGAATGAGGAGGTGACAGCTGTGCACACCGAAACCTCCTCACGTCACATTGAACGCCGTCTCACTAACCTCCTTCCCTCTGAAGCGCTCGAAGACCACGCCGATGCCGTCGGCGTGGTCGAGCGCGAGGGGAAGCTTCAGCTCCCGCCACTTGTCTGGTCGTTTGCGTTCGGCTTCGCCGCAGGCGAAAGCCGAACGCTTGCGGCCTTCAGACGTACCTACAACTCTACCGCTGACGAGTCACTTTCTCCGGGCGGCTTCTACCAGCGGTTGACTCCGACGCTCGCAGAGTACCTCCGCGACCTCGTCGAATACGGGTTCGACGAGGTCGCTGTCCTCACACCGTCTCTGATGAGTTCGACCGGTTTCGGACGTGATGGTCGCTGATGGAACCGTCCTGCGGTTGCACGAGTTGCTCTCTGAAGCGTACAAAGCACGTCACGAGGAGCAGGCTGGAGCGAAGCTCCACCTGCTCCACAACGTCACTGACCAGACAGTCGAACATTTCAACGTCACAGACGAGAAAACGCACGACAGCACGTTGTTTAACACAGGATCGTGGCTGGAAGGACGGCTAGCGATCTTCGACCTCGCCTATTTCAAGTACCGGCGGTTCGCGTTGATCGACGAGAACGACGGCTACTTCGTGAGCCGACTGAAAAAGAGCGCGAACCCGGTTGTAACGGAGGAATTACGGGAATGGCGCGGCCGCGCCATTCCCTTAGAAGGCGAGAAGATCTTCGACATCGTGGATGATCTCTCCCGGAAGTACATCGACGTGGAAGTCGAGGTCGAGTTTGACCGACGAGAGTACGCGGGCACGCAGTCACGTGATACGAAACGGTTCCGCGTCGTCGGCGTCCGCAACGAGGACGCCGACGACTACCATCTGTACATCACGAACCTTTCTCGGGAAGAGTTTCTCCCGGCCGATCTAGCGACGATCTACCGATGTAGATGGGAAGTAGAGCTGTTGTTCCGTGAACTGAAGACGCAGTACGAACTGGACGAGTTCGACACGACGAAGAAGCACATCGTAGAGATTCTGCTGTACGCAGCGTTGTTATCCTTGGTCGTGAGTCGTGATTTACTCGGTCTGGTCATAGAGCACGCTGATGATGGGATCGTGTTTCCGCCGGAACGCTGGGCGGCGACCTTTCGGTCGCACGCCCAGCTCATCCTCCGCGAACTGAGAGAGTATCTCGCCTACTCACCGCCGCCACTGCTACAACGACTGATCGAAGACGCTCAGAAGATCCACAGGCAACGACCAATCCTGCAAGAACAGCTCGCTACTACCATCCAACCGGCTGCTGAGGCTTAGCTAAAGACCAATGTTCGACGGGTGACTGCTCCACCGAGGAAGAGGATCGAGAAGAGACCGGATGGGTCGATAAGTTGGTCGACGTCGTACTCGAAGTTCTCGGTCTCTTTTAGGATTTCCCGCTGATCGAGTACAGTGACCGCGCTGAGTACCGTCCGTAGCGTGACCGCCGTTCGTCCGAATCGTCCGATCCTCGAGCGCACGCCGGACGTCGTCGGTTGCCTGGCAGGCGGGGGAGCAATCAGGTTCCCGCTCTGGACGTTCTAGCGGGGACTTACCTTCTCAGGCACCTCTGAGACTGATTTCGCAAACCGAAACGGCTAATTATGTATCTATATCATCACTAATCATCACGTCAACAGAATCCAGCCCACACGGTGACGGCCTGCTAGTCGCTCTCCTTGCAGCCCCCAACACCATCGTTAGCGGGCCGCTCGAAGCAGTTGAACTAGCCGCGTATTGGCCGCTTCGAGAAAAGAACGACTAGCGATGGCGGAGAGCGTACCGGCTCTGATACTGTTCTTCGCGATTCCCGTCGGGATGGTCGGGTTTCTGGTCTGCCACGAGTTCGGGCATGCACTGCCGATCCTGCTGACGGGCGGACGAGCACACATTACGATCGGGAGCCCCGACGGTCAGACAGCGACCATCGGACGGCTCTCACTCACCGTCGGGATAGACGGGATTTCGAGTCTCTTTCGGTACGGTACCTGCCAGTCGAGTGGCGTAGA
Protein-coding sequences here:
- the cofD gene encoding 2-phospho-L-lactate transferase yields the protein MVTFLSGGTGTPKMLDGAAVAFSPEEITVVANTGDDVEIGGLFVSPDVDTLLFQGGGVLDREKWWGIDGDTHRTHTALRNVASAAGLPDGPQYLDEELQTVGREIARWRRFSGVAEFMTIGDRDRAVHVTRTSLLDQGETLSAVTATLADAFGLTIDVVPMSDDPVASLVHTDEGMMHFQEFWVGRGGEPAVENVEFRGSSKAEPAPGVLESLEDTVIVGPSNPITSIGPMLSLPGVGDALHDTTVVAVSPFLGDEPFSGPAADLMDAVGAEPGTRGLVAAYPFADAFVVDENDDVAFDRPTIRTDIRIDGREDAARVVRAATEAIELVS
- a CDS encoding competence/damage-inducible protein A, translating into MTSAGILTVGDELLAGEVENSNATWLADRLTDSGVAVAEIRVVPDEQASIETAVAEFATRFDHVVVTGGLGSTPDDVTLEGVAAALERPLEENTVARADVAETVREIEAKYPEFEFDLERAARFPAGGRPIPNDEGIMPGCAVENVVVLPGIPSEMKAVFERVEGEFSGDVTSRTVVAYAPESNLNPLLVELRERFDVRVGCYPEGERKRIKVSAPGRDRVAWAYEWLRTRPEVRE